TAGACTTTGTTTCGTACTGataaaatttcttttttttgataaatCTACACCCTTTAATTTATATTCATTGTAATCTAACGGTGtagcttttttctctttttctccgattaatgtgggaatttctagcctccacagcgaacgtggtgccttcgTTCAAagctattttaataatataatagatgattatattttgggatggagggagagaggaggggtaaAATGGACCTTTCGCATGGTCCGATGGCAAGAGTGGCAAAAATGGTTCCAATATCCTGCAAGCGTAAGGCCTCGTCGTAGCGTAATACTTTCCCTTTCCCCTACCTCGTAACcgggaaactgttttaatccctcgaggggatatctccTCGTTCTTTACATGTTacttaaatggttataaaaagattaaaaaaatgggaagatgtattaacatgtgatataacactccacaaacatgtaagttcaaattcatCTTGTACATCTcgtaacgaaaaaaacaaattgaacaGCAGCTAGTTAATGTATATTcagagtcaaatttgtttttttcattgcgagatgtagaagttgaatttttacttgcatgtttgtggagtaatatatcacatattaatacatcttcttaaatttttttaatttttttcataaccatttgagtgacaCGCAAACAAcgagggatatcccctcgagggatcaaaatccTCTTCCCTTCGTAACCCTATCAAACCGAAGATCCCAGATCCAATCCTCACCAAGATcgatcaagctcctcttctgaTTGGATCCTCGATTGATCGGTTGCcatggccgccgtcgcctcctcggcCGAGGTCCACGAGGGCACCCGGAGCTGCGTCCTGCTCAACGTCCGCGGCTACAGGGCGGCCCGCCgcgacgccaccaccgccacgtcCTACACGAGCAACGGCCATCCCATCGAGGTCAGCTTccgcgccgccctcccgccGGTCCTCTCCGACTTCTACGTCTACTGCCCCGCCCTGCAGCTGCAAGAACCAGCCGATTATCCCTCCATGGTGCCCAAGGccatcgccgtcgacggcgacctcTTCCTCTTCCGTATCCCGATCGACCGCGTCGGCACCATGTCCCTCACCCACAACGACTACTTCGTCTACATGGCGCGGTCTCCCCCTCACCGCCCGAGACTGGATCTGCTCCCGAACCCGTCGCACGATACCCTGGGAGACAAGGAGATCGCCATACTGAGCTGTGCCGATGGCGGCGAGCAGTACGTGGTGACCGCCCTCAGGACCATCCCCGGCAGTAAAACCATCCACAGGCTGCATCTGTACCGCTCCAAACCGAACGGCGAGCAAGGGAGATGGACTTCGCAGATGGTGTCTGTGGAGGGACCACTGATGAGGGACTTGGTGTGCCCCATCCCTGAGACGGTGCACAGGCAAGTGCACCACGTGACGAGCAAGGTGATCAGGCTGGGAACAGGTGCAAATGGCATGGTAGGGTGGGTGGATATCTGGCGCGGCATCCTCCTCTGCGACGTGCTCCAGGAGAGCCCCAAGCTCCATGACATGCCGCTGCCTCTGCCGGCCAAGAGCAACAGCCACAGGGCCTTCCTCAACACCACCGACCAGTACTGCGGCGACGTCGCCGTCAGCCGAGACAAGAGCTTCATCAAGTACGTCGAGATGGAGATCGTCACGCCCAAGATCGTGAGCGCCACGCCACCAGGTGACTGTGATCCTGACCCGTTCCTCGAATGGCTGCGCCGTCGAGAATGCAAGGACCTGAAACGCACCTTGGTCCATGGCCGCTGGAAGGCCACCACATGGAGGATGCCGATCCCGGTCACCTCATGGGACGATTGGTGCCGCGACTGCGCTGTTGAATCTGCCGAGCTCAGCACTGACAACCCAAAGGCTTATGAGTTGCTGTGTGCTGTGAGCAAAGAAAGTCTTaaagaggatgatgatgataagGCCATGGAGGCGGCAACGACAACCACGACGAGGTTGCCATTGGGACGCCTGGGCATGGCTTACCCTGCCATGAGCATCGATGACGATGTCATTTACGTGCTGACAAAACCCGTCATGGGGAATGGCAAGGCGGCATTTCTGACTGCTGTTGatgtgaggaggaagaaggtgcTGGCAGTGGCCAAGCTTGATAGCGCCGTTTTCATGCGTTACTACCTTGCCGTTGGGATCTCCAAACATTTTTTCAGCGCTCCAGGTACTTCGCACCTACTGCTCCCTGTTGCCATTTATGTTTTCTGATAATGATTGAAATTTGCTTGTGTGTTGTGGTGCTAATTAACCTGTAGTTACAGCAAGGTAGTATATGCATCATTACCAGCAATGCTGACTTAATTTAGGAGGATATTGCATTCAGTGCAGCGACTGACATTAGAGGACAGCAAAACTGTTGTAGAAATTTaagtatttcatttttttttgcctagTTATATTGTCCAATTGTCTAATAGCCACACATAGAGGTCTCATTTTTGTTAGGTACTTTTGCTATTCAAAAGTATATTAGTGACTAGGTCCAGCATCACTGGAGGTCAAATGTTTGTACATAGGATTCACAGTAAATGGGAAACTaatctaatccctcgaggggatgtttGTACCGAAAATCTGCTTCACAGTAAATCTGCTTCTATGTTTGTACCGAAACCACATGACAGAATGAGAAAGATCAGTATGCTGAAAGTTCAGGTCTCTGATCAGCATAACAGGAGGTCATCTCCTATAATGGAAGACAAATTTTAAGGATGCCACATTTTTCACCATAATATTCTTCTCATCACATAACTCGTACAAGATGGGATATAAGATGCTATGTGGACTATTTGTCAGTCACTTGTATATCTTCCAAAAAATGTGTGGCACCACCAGACATAGAGATCAGATCGCAAATTGTGTACACATTTCACATTACGAACTACATAGCTTtgcatatactccatccgtttctaaatatttgacaccattgactttttagcacatgtttgaccgctcgtcttattcaaaaacttttgtgaaatatgtaaaactatatgtatacatataagtatatttaacaatgaatcgaatgataggaaaaaaaattaataattacttaaattttttgaataaaacgagcgatcaaacatatttaaaaaagtcaacggcatcaaatatttagaaatggagggagtatatatttggcCGTCGATCAACAACTTTTGCCATAAGCCTAGTTCATCTTCcaatctgctttttttttttgaaacctatCTTCCAATCTGCATTGCCATTTACATAACTAGGTAATGATAATTTTCCTGGGATATTTGACCCCATtacctcttttctttttaaagaTTTAGGGCCTGATCCATATGACAGTTCTTGCTTTTGGATGGTCTGACGAATGACCATTCGATGAACATAGCAACCTGGTAACCTTGATTCAGGACGGTAAACTTAATGTTGGTGCGGTGCAATGGTAGAGTACTACCAAGAGTCTGCACTGTGTCTGAAGATAAATCTTAGACTACTTGCCATAGATGGAAAATGAAACTTAATCTGTTCCAAAAGTAAAAATGAAACTTGAACTTTGTTAGAATGCACTGTTGCAGTCTGTGCAGTGGATTCTTGTAGGAACAACCAaactgttgtttttttaagggaaaatggCAGGATTACTGCCCATTCATTAAGCAGGAAAtgtttttccttaaaaaacAGTTTGATAATGACCTGTTCTTAGACAAATGCAGCTCCATGTAAGTATTAAAATGCCTTCGGTGGTGGCCAAAAGTTAATTTCTTGTTGTCTCAATGCCACTTCCATTCTCCTGTGATTAATATATCTAAAATTTTGACCAAGGTATAACATCGTTTGCATTCGTCATAAATATTAATATCAGTAAACATGTTGTCAAATCTTATTTCTGCCTCGTTATGCTTctaattatattatattgttattaTGCGGTTAATTTAACcataaaaaagtaataatcaAATTG
Above is a window of Oryza sativa Japonica Group chromosome 10, ASM3414082v1 DNA encoding:
- the LOC4348806 gene encoding uncharacterized protein, whose translation is MAAVASSAEVHEGTRSCVLLNVRGYRAARRDATTATSYTSNGHPIEVSFRAALPPVLSDFYVYCPALQLQEPADYPSMVPKAIAVDGDLFLFRIPIDRVGTMSLTHNDYFVYMARSPPHRPRLDLLPNPSHDTLGDKEIAILSCADGGEQYVVTALRTIPGSKTIHRLHLYRSKPNGEQGRWTSQMVSVEGPLMRDLVCPIPETVHRQVHHVTSKVIRLGTGANGMVGWVDIWRGILLCDVLQESPKLHDMPLPLPAKSNSHRAFLNTTDQYCGDVAVSRDKSFIKYVEMEIVTPKIVSATPPGDCDPDPFLEWLRRRECKDLKRTLVHGRWKATTWRMPIPVTSWDDWCRDCAVESAELSTDNPKAYELLCAVSKESLKEDDDDKAMEAATTTTTRLPLGRLGMAYPAMSIDDDVIYVLTKPVMGNGKAAFLTAVDVRRKKVLAVAKLDSAVFMRYYLAVGISKHFFSAPGTRESLGQAEDHGQKSARRRRRRRGKRQE